One Rosa chinensis cultivar Old Blush chromosome 5, RchiOBHm-V2, whole genome shotgun sequence genomic region harbors:
- the LOC112166054 gene encoding G-type lectin S-receptor-like serine/threonine-protein kinase RKS1 isoform X1, with translation MNSTNKWFISIMLILLVLPLCTSLDTITPNEAIKDGDILISSRNTFALGFFSPGNSRYRYVGIWYYQISNQTVVWVANRDNPVPDTSGVLSINGNGGLVIYGSDQSFPLWSANVTLSSPNNSIAKLLDTGNLVLVDNGDRQRVLWQGFDYPTNILLPFMKLGLNRRSGLNRFLTSWKSKDDPGTGNCSYGVQPRGMPQMFVYKDGAPRWRSVMRIGKTWGSVYTVVNNEDEVSVMYTATTNQSNVTRTVLDESGVLLRSTWNDRAHKWTDYWSAPLERCDFYGQCGPNGHCDSYHVNAPSCLCLPGFEPKSPADWYMSDASSGCLKKQGVSSCQKGEGFVKVEHVKVPESSMAHVDMMTMSTKACEQACLRNCSCTAYSSADDSGEETGCVTWHGDLMDTRTLPNAGRDLYIRVNATVLAQYAKMSNGSRSKKRKLAISLASVLCSFILVCPLYWLVRRMRKGKQRQNQYFFRATRGSSYLENSTANIDDESRNSDLPFFDLTIIASATNNFSVANKLGTGGFGSVYKGVLYNGKEIAVKRLSKNSGQGIEEFRNEVVLIAKLQHRNLVRILGCCIQDDEKMLIYEYVPNKSLDSFIFNVENRALLDWTRRFEIICGIARGILYLHQDSRLRIIHRDLKASNVLLDASMNPKIADFGTARIFRGDQSEANTNRVVGTYGYMSPEYAMEGHFSFKSDVYSFGILLLEIITGKKNSGYYNEAYPESNLVGHVWNLWREGNASEIVDSSMCVSYPVNEVLRCIKIALLCVQKSATDRPTMSTVVSILSNEAALASPRKPPFLSNNFSASKERTWNNNDQVEGMALVLSVSTCIDNTVPKMTALITHQCWT, from the exons ATGAATTCTACTAACAAGTGGTTTATCAGTATAATGCTGATCTTGCTTGTTCTTCCCTTATGCACTTCCCTCGATACCATTACTCCAAACGAAGCCATCAAAGATGGCGATATCTTAATCTCCAGCAGGAACACCTTTGCACTTGGTTTTTTCAGTCCAGGCAATTCTCGGTACCGTTACGTTGGAATATGGTATTACCAAATTTCTAACCAAACAGTAGTGTGGGTTGCAAACAGAGACAACCCTGTCCCTGATACCTCTGGAGTGCTATCCATTAATGGAAATGGAGGTCTTGTCATCTATGGAAGTGACCAAAGTTTCCCTCTTTGGTCTGCTAATGTtactctctcttctccaaacAATTCAATTGCAAAGCTTCTGGATACAGGAAATCTTGTCTTGGTTGACAATGGGGATAGGCAAAGGGTGTTGTGGCAAGGCTTTGATTATCCCACAAATATACTGCTTCCATTTATGAAACTTGGGTTGAACCGGCGGTCGGGGCTGAACCGGTTCCTAACATCTTGGAAGTCCAAAGATGACCCAGGAACCGGGAACTGTTCATATGGAGTTCAACCAAGAGGGATGCCTCAGATGTTTGTTTACAAAGACGGAGCTCCACGGTGGCGGTCTGTAATGAGGATCGGCAAGACATGGGGTAGTGTATATACAGTGGTGAACAATGAAGATGAGGTGTCTGTTATGTATACCGCTACCACCAATCAGTCAAATGTAACAAGGACTGTGCTAGATGAATCGGGGGTCCTTTTGCGATCCACATGGAATGATCGAGCACATAAATGGACCGATTATTGGTCTGCCCCACTAGAGCGTTGTGATTTCTATGGACAATGTGGTCCGAATGGTCACTGTGATTCTTACCATGTTAATGCCCCCAGCTGCTTGTGCCTGCCTGGCTTTGAACCCAAGTCCCCAGCTGATTGGTACATGAGCGATGCGTCCAGTGGATGCCTAAAGAAACAAGGAGTATCTTCATGTCAAAAGGGGGAAGGGTTTGTCAAGGTGGAACATGTTAAAGTACCAGAATCGTCTATGGCACATGTAGACATGATGACTATGAGTACAAAAGCGTGTGAGCAAGCATGCTTGAGAAATTGTTCTTGCACTGCATACTCGAGTGCAGATGATAGCGGTGAAGAGACTGGATGTGTGACATGGCACGGGGACTTGATGGACACAAGGACACTTCCAAATGCTGGTCGAGATTTATATATACGAGTTAATGCAACTGTCTTAG CTCAATATGCGAAAATGTCAAATGGTTCTCGTAGCAAGAAGAGAAAGCTGGCAATTTCACTAGCCTCTGTTCTATGTTCATTTATATTAGTTTGCCCTTTGTATTGGTTAGTAAGAAGGATGAGAAAAG GTAAACAAAGACAAAATCAATATTTCTTCAGAGCTACCAGAGGGTCATCCTACTTGGAAAACTCAACTGCAAATATTGATGATGAAAGTAGAAACTCAGATTTACCATTCTTTGATCTAACAATAATAGCATCCGCTACGAATAACTTCTCTGTCGCAAACAAGCTTGGAACAGGTGGCTTTGGATCAGTCTACAAG GGTGTGCTTTATAATGGAAAGGAAATAGCAGTGAAAAGACTATCGAAGAATTCAGGCCAAGGAATTGAAGAGTTCAGGAATGAGGTTGTATTGATTGCGAAACTCCAACATAGGAACCTCGTCAGGATTTTAGGTTGTTGCATTCAAGATGATGAGAAGATGCTAATCTATGAATACGTCCCAAACAAAAGTTTGGACTCTTTCATTTTCA ATGTAGAAAACAGAGCTCTATTAGATTGGACAAGACGCTTCGAGATCATTTGTGGAATTGCTAGAGGAATCTTATATCTTCATCAAGATTCGAGATTAAGAATCATCCATAGAGATCTAAAAGCAAGTAATGTTCTTCTAGATGCTTCTATGAACcccaaaattgcagattttggtaCGGCTAGAATATTTAGAGGGGACCAAAGTGAAGCAAACACCAATCGTGTTGTTGGAACATA TGGCTATATGTCACCTGAGTATGCAATGGAAGgccatttttcatttaaatctgATGTATATAGCTTCGGCATTTTACTACTGGAAATTATTACCGGCAAAAAGAATAGTGGTTATTACAATGAGGCTTATCCCGAGTCAAATTTGGTTGGACAT GTTTGGAACTTGTGGAGAGAAGGTAATGCCTCGGAAATTGTCGACTCATCTATGTGTGTATCTTACCCTGTCAATGAAGTTTTGAGATGCATCAAGATTGCCCTCTTGTGTGTGCAAAAGTCCGCGACTGACAGACCGACTATGTCAACAGTTGTTTCCATCTTAAGTAATGAAGCAGCTCTTGCTTCGCCAAGAAAACCTCCATTTTTG TCTAACAATTTCTCGGCTTCTAAAGAACGTACGTGGAACAATAACGATCAAGTGGAGGGCATGGCTCTAGTGTTATCGGTCTCTACATGTATTGACAACACCGTACCTAAAATGACAGCATTGATCACACATCAATGCTGGACTTAA
- the LOC112166054 gene encoding G-type lectin S-receptor-like serine/threonine-protein kinase At1g11410 isoform X2, with protein sequence MNSTNKWFISIMLILLVLPLCTSLDTITPNEAIKDGDILISSRNTFALGFFSPGNSRYRYVGIWYYQISNQTVVWVANRDNPVPDTSGVLSINGNGGLVIYGSDQSFPLWSANVTLSSPNNSIAKLLDTGNLVLVDNGDRQRVLWQGFDYPTNILLPFMKLGLNRRSGLNRFLTSWKSKDDPGTGNCSYGVQPRGMPQMFVYKDGAPRWRSVMRIGKTWGSVYTVVNNEDEVSVMYTATTNQSNVTRTVLDESGVLLRSTWNDRAHKWTDYWSAPLERCDFYGQCGPNGHCDSYHVNAPSCLCLPGFEPKSPADWYMSDASSGCLKKQGVSSCQKGEGFVKVEHVKVPESSMAHVDMMTMSTKACEQACLRNCSCTAYSSADDSGEETGCVTWHGDLMDTRTLPNAGRDLYIRVNATVLAQYAKMSNGSRSKKRKLAISLASVLCSFILVCPLYWLVRRMRKGKQRQNQYFFRATRGSSYLENSTANIDDESRNSDLPFFDLTIIASATNNFSVANKLGTGGFGSVYKGVLYNGKEIAVKRLSKNSGQGIEEFRNEVVLIAKLQHRNLVRILGCCIQDDEKMLIYEYVPNKSLDSFIFNVENRALLDWTRRFEIICGIARGILYLHQDSRLRIIHRDLKASNVLLDASMNPKIADFGTARIFRGDQSEANTNRVVGTYGYMSPEYAMEGHFSFKSDVYSFGILLLEIITGKKNSGYYNEAYPESNLVGHVWNLWREGNASEIVDSSMCVSYPVNEVLRCIKIALLCVQKSATDRPTMSTVVSILSNEAALASPRKPPFLVMNRSYTRTQGANSVNDLTCTIVEAR encoded by the exons ATGAATTCTACTAACAAGTGGTTTATCAGTATAATGCTGATCTTGCTTGTTCTTCCCTTATGCACTTCCCTCGATACCATTACTCCAAACGAAGCCATCAAAGATGGCGATATCTTAATCTCCAGCAGGAACACCTTTGCACTTGGTTTTTTCAGTCCAGGCAATTCTCGGTACCGTTACGTTGGAATATGGTATTACCAAATTTCTAACCAAACAGTAGTGTGGGTTGCAAACAGAGACAACCCTGTCCCTGATACCTCTGGAGTGCTATCCATTAATGGAAATGGAGGTCTTGTCATCTATGGAAGTGACCAAAGTTTCCCTCTTTGGTCTGCTAATGTtactctctcttctccaaacAATTCAATTGCAAAGCTTCTGGATACAGGAAATCTTGTCTTGGTTGACAATGGGGATAGGCAAAGGGTGTTGTGGCAAGGCTTTGATTATCCCACAAATATACTGCTTCCATTTATGAAACTTGGGTTGAACCGGCGGTCGGGGCTGAACCGGTTCCTAACATCTTGGAAGTCCAAAGATGACCCAGGAACCGGGAACTGTTCATATGGAGTTCAACCAAGAGGGATGCCTCAGATGTTTGTTTACAAAGACGGAGCTCCACGGTGGCGGTCTGTAATGAGGATCGGCAAGACATGGGGTAGTGTATATACAGTGGTGAACAATGAAGATGAGGTGTCTGTTATGTATACCGCTACCACCAATCAGTCAAATGTAACAAGGACTGTGCTAGATGAATCGGGGGTCCTTTTGCGATCCACATGGAATGATCGAGCACATAAATGGACCGATTATTGGTCTGCCCCACTAGAGCGTTGTGATTTCTATGGACAATGTGGTCCGAATGGTCACTGTGATTCTTACCATGTTAATGCCCCCAGCTGCTTGTGCCTGCCTGGCTTTGAACCCAAGTCCCCAGCTGATTGGTACATGAGCGATGCGTCCAGTGGATGCCTAAAGAAACAAGGAGTATCTTCATGTCAAAAGGGGGAAGGGTTTGTCAAGGTGGAACATGTTAAAGTACCAGAATCGTCTATGGCACATGTAGACATGATGACTATGAGTACAAAAGCGTGTGAGCAAGCATGCTTGAGAAATTGTTCTTGCACTGCATACTCGAGTGCAGATGATAGCGGTGAAGAGACTGGATGTGTGACATGGCACGGGGACTTGATGGACACAAGGACACTTCCAAATGCTGGTCGAGATTTATATATACGAGTTAATGCAACTGTCTTAG CTCAATATGCGAAAATGTCAAATGGTTCTCGTAGCAAGAAGAGAAAGCTGGCAATTTCACTAGCCTCTGTTCTATGTTCATTTATATTAGTTTGCCCTTTGTATTGGTTAGTAAGAAGGATGAGAAAAG GTAAACAAAGACAAAATCAATATTTCTTCAGAGCTACCAGAGGGTCATCCTACTTGGAAAACTCAACTGCAAATATTGATGATGAAAGTAGAAACTCAGATTTACCATTCTTTGATCTAACAATAATAGCATCCGCTACGAATAACTTCTCTGTCGCAAACAAGCTTGGAACAGGTGGCTTTGGATCAGTCTACAAG GGTGTGCTTTATAATGGAAAGGAAATAGCAGTGAAAAGACTATCGAAGAATTCAGGCCAAGGAATTGAAGAGTTCAGGAATGAGGTTGTATTGATTGCGAAACTCCAACATAGGAACCTCGTCAGGATTTTAGGTTGTTGCATTCAAGATGATGAGAAGATGCTAATCTATGAATACGTCCCAAACAAAAGTTTGGACTCTTTCATTTTCA ATGTAGAAAACAGAGCTCTATTAGATTGGACAAGACGCTTCGAGATCATTTGTGGAATTGCTAGAGGAATCTTATATCTTCATCAAGATTCGAGATTAAGAATCATCCATAGAGATCTAAAAGCAAGTAATGTTCTTCTAGATGCTTCTATGAACcccaaaattgcagattttggtaCGGCTAGAATATTTAGAGGGGACCAAAGTGAAGCAAACACCAATCGTGTTGTTGGAACATA TGGCTATATGTCACCTGAGTATGCAATGGAAGgccatttttcatttaaatctgATGTATATAGCTTCGGCATTTTACTACTGGAAATTATTACCGGCAAAAAGAATAGTGGTTATTACAATGAGGCTTATCCCGAGTCAAATTTGGTTGGACAT GTTTGGAACTTGTGGAGAGAAGGTAATGCCTCGGAAATTGTCGACTCATCTATGTGTGTATCTTACCCTGTCAATGAAGTTTTGAGATGCATCAAGATTGCCCTCTTGTGTGTGCAAAAGTCCGCGACTGACAGACCGACTATGTCAACAGTTGTTTCCATCTTAAGTAATGAAGCAGCTCTTGCTTCGCCAAGAAAACCTCCATTTTTGGTAATGAATAGATCTTATACCAGGACTCAAGGAGCTAATTCTGTGAATGACCTCACATGTACTATTGTAGAGGCTCGCTAA